The Thermoproteota archaeon genome segment GTCCGAGAGGGTCATAGGGAAGGCGCTGAGCCAGGTGGACAGGGAAGACCTGGTGATAGCTACGAAGGTCTTTCCATACAGGGTCACCGTCTCAGGGGTATTGAAGGCGCTGAGGAACAGTTTGAGGAGGCTGAACACCAGCTACGTGGACCTCTACCAGATCCACTGGCCCAGCCCCATATTCCCCCTAAAGGGCGCGTTGAGGGCGCTAGAGCGGGAGCTGGAGGAAGGGAGGATAAGGGCGATAGGGGTGAGCAACTTCTCCCTGAAGCAGATGGAGGAGGCTAGGAGCTATCTCCAGAGGCACGACCTAGCCAGCAATCAGATCGAGTACAACCTGCTGAAGAGGGATCCGGGGAGGGATCTGATCCCTCACTGCCGGAGGGAGGGAATCACGATAATAGCTTATAGCCCCTTGGCGCAGGGACTGCTTACCGGGAAGTACGGGCCGGGAATGATGCCTAAAGGACTGCAGAGGAGGCTGAACATATGGCACCTCTATGGGAGGATCGACTGGGCGGTGGTTGAGAGGCTGAAGGAACTAGCGAAGAGGAAGGGAGGGGGGACGAGCCCTGCCCAACTCGCTCTGGCGTGGGTGATAA includes the following:
- a CDS encoding aldo/keto reductase, producing the protein MRYEQLGRTGIRVSKIGLGTWQFGASYWGWGKEIDEGEAISIIRRALELGINFIDTAEIYGWGRSERVIGKALSQVDREDLVIATKVFPYRVTVSGVLKALRNSLRRLNTSYVDLYQIHWPSPIFPLKGALRALERELEEGRIRAIGVSNFSLKQMEEARSYLQRHDLASNQIEYNLLKRDPGRDLIPHCRREGITIIAYSPLAQGLLTGKYGPGMMPKGLQRRLNIWHLYGRIDWAVVERLKELAKRKGGGTSPAQLALAWVIREKGVVAIPGAKSLEQLQENAEAAEIELSDEDLSFFEVP